AAGGCGAACAAGTTCGAGGGGATCGAGACGCGGGACGGGGTCAACTCGAAGGCGAGGTTCGGGCTGTCGGTGTGTTCGCTCGGGGATATCAACTTGGACGGGTTTGGAGACTTTGCGGTGGGGGCGCCGTACGATGGTCCGAATGGTAATGGAGCGGTGTACGTGTACCACGGGTCGCCGACGGGTCCGCTGGAGAAGCCTTCCCAGGTGATCTTTGCGGAGGACATCTCTGGAGCATCGAGGATCTCGACCTTTGGGTTTTCGGTAGCTGGCGGTATTGACCTTGATGGTAATCAGTACCCGGATATGGTGGTTGGAGCGTACTCTACGGACAAGGCGTTGGTCTTCAAGTCTCGTCCGGTAGCGGTCATGGAGGCCAGTACGCTCTTCGAAACCGAGAACAAGCTGATCTCCCTAGAAGATCGCAACTGTACGCTGCGCGATCGCAAGCAGGTCCCGTGCACCGTGGTCAACTCCTGCATGAAGTACAACGGCATCAATGTTCCACCAACGCTGGATATTGAGGTATCGTGGGTTCTGGACTCGAAGAAGCCTCGTAACCCGCGGATGTTCTTCCTCAACGAGGAAGGTCGCAACATCCGGAACCAGTCGATGCGGCTGTACCGGGGGAAGTTGGAGTGCCGCAGCGAGCGGGTCTACATCGCGGAGAACATCCGGGACAAGATCACTCCGCTGGAAGCGGAAATGAAGTACAACCTGCGCCAGACTGCCTCCAGTCAGCAGCGTAGACGACGGGCGACCGTCGAGCCAATCCTCGACCAGAACCGCGGGACCGTGCAGAAGGACTCGATCAACATCCAGAAGAACTGCGGTCCGGACAACGTCTGCATTCCGGATCTGAGGCTGCAGGTCAACACCGTTGACGAGTACCTGCTTGGGTCTGGTAAACTGTTGGGTATCGACGTTCTGATCTCCAACTTGGGCGAAGACGCGTTCGAAGCTGGATTCTACATGACCATACCGTCCGAGCTTAACTTCCGACGCGTGGAGAAGATCGGCGAGATCAAGGACACCCCGATCCTGTGCACGACCCCACTGGGTGCTACCAACGGAACGCTCAAGTGTGACATCGGCAATCCGCTCTCCAGCGGCAAGGTCGTCAACTTCAAGGTGCTCCTCTCGCCCTCGATCAAGGTTGGCATGGCCCCGAGCTACGACTTCTACATGGAGGCCAACTCGACGAACCCGGAAGCCGACGGTGGCCACTCGGACAACGTGTTCAAGAAGAGCATCGGCATCACGATCAAGACCGATCTCTCGATCTCCGGCGTTTCCCTGCCGGAGGAGTTCCTCTACAACTACACCGAGTTCCGTACGCTGGAGGAAGCCGAAACCGAGCACCACCTGGGACCGCAGGTCGTGCACATCTACGAGATCCGCAACGAAGGCCCGTCCACGATCGACGAAGCCGAGTTCTTCGTGCTGTGGCCGTACGAAACGAACGACGGAGATCCGCTGATGTACCTGCTGGTTCCACCGGAGACCAGCGGCAACATCAAGTGCCAACCGAGCAGCTACATCAACACCCGTGACCTAATCGTGGAGAACCCTCGCAAGAGCTACCTCGAGAAGGTCGGCGCCTCCTCCGTCAACCACGACTCTTCGTCGTACGCTTCGCGCACGGAGTACCGCGGTTCTTCCGCGGCAGGGTCCGGAATCTCCGGAATCCATCGGGAAACCACGGTTGGTGGATCGAGCTCTTCGAGCTCCGCTTCCAGCTCTCGCGGCGGAGTCGCTCAACGAACCAACACCGTCCTGACGGAGACCGACAAGCGTCGGCTGGACGCCGAAGAGGAGCAGGAATCCACCGGGGACGCTTCGTACGTGCATCGGCAGCGAGCGGAGAGCGCGTCGCAGTACTCGGCGGCGGCTGCCGCGAGTCAGCAGCGAGGATCGGGTGCTTCCGGTCAAGGATCGTACAGTCGAGGATCGTCCGCTTCGGGATCTTCGAACTCAGAGTCTTCTGCGACGGGATCGTACAGTTCCGGATCTTCCAGCCAAGCTGCGCAAGCCGCTTCAAGCCAAGGATCCTACGCTCGAGGCTCGTCCGGAGCAAGCAGCGGAGGATCGTCCCGCGAGTACTCCTACTCGAGCAGCTGGAACTCTTCGAGCGTGAACGGTGGCCCGGCGGTCACGTACACGGCCAGCCGGAACCGCACCGTTCATCGGGGTGAGGACGGTCGGGTGCTGGTCAGCGAGAGCAGTACCGAGTACTACGGCGGCAAGTCGGTGGCGGCGTTCGGCGGGATCGGAGCGAACGTCGACGGGCAGGTGCTGAATCGGGAGGACTTTAGCGATGTATATCGGCAGCAGGAGGATCGCGCGAGCGCGAGTCGTGGAGCGACGTCCGGAGGTTACCGGCAGAGTGCCAAGTGAGTATTTGGGGAGGGGTGGGGTTTTTAGTACACAGTTGTAACCGTAACCGTCTTCCCGAAGGCCTTGCACAGGAAACGTGGGACTGATTGAGAGTCTGTTTGCGAGGTTAGCTACCGGTGACCTTTGTAGCTCGATCCGTAGACTCCCCTGGTGATCTTGACCCGATCAAACTAATTGGTAATGTCTTTTCAGCAGTGACGCTTCAAGATCCGGATACTCGTCCGCTTCGTCGACTGCGCAGTCGTCCGGGTCAAGCTACGGTAGCGGCAGTGGAGCAAGCCGGATATACAAGACTGAATCGAGCCGTTCGGAGGACGTTAGCCAGGACATTTCCGGGTTGAGTTCGCGAACTCACGCAGCGATTCAGGGCAGTGAGTTGGGTGCGCACGGGCGGCGAAGGATGCACAGCCAGCAGGACGGCGAGGAACAGCGACCGGATCTGATTACGGGGGTGTCGACGCTCGAGCGGGTAGCGCAGGGTCGGGGAGGACTGACGACGGGGCTGGATTTGGGAACGCTGAACCGGCAGAACGTGGACGAGGAGGTGAGACAGAGCAGTGGAGGTAGCGGAAGGTATTCCGGTGGAAGCAGCTCGACGTACGAGTCGTATGGAGGGGGTGCTGGAGGAGCAGGTGCCGGATATTACGGAGCTCAACAGGCTGGCTCGGCTTCGTCGAGCAGGACTCAGACgagttcgtcgtcgtcgtcttcttcgCACAGTAGCAGTTCCGGATCGAGTCATCGGCAGCAAAGTGGAGGTGGAAGCAGCTACTCCCAGCATCAGCATGGAGCGACCTACGGAGGAGTTCTGGGTGAGGAAGATCTGGACGACTACGAGTACGAGGACGGAGAGGATGGCTACGACAACGCTGGATCCAACTATGGAACAAGTAagatttgattgaaacatttcaagaaaaaacatTTGTAACGCTCCATCTTCCCTACAGACTACCAGCATCAGTCGCGAGCGCACCTGAACCAGGGTCACGACGCCGTAGACCAGCGGTTCAAGCACTACCAGCAGTTCGACCGCCGGCAGCGCCGGCAAGCAGTCGAAGACGAGAACGACCGCGCCCTGGACGAGGCGCTCCAGTGTCGGGCGACCCGGTGCGCCATCATCCGCTGCATGGCCGGTCCCATCGGCGACAAGGACGTGGCCTTCATCGGACTGCGGTCACGGATCGTGGCCCACACGCTGCACAAAATCTCGTCCGGATCGTCGATCAACTTTAGCACGATGACGGTGGCCAGGGTCACGCGACTACCGTACATTGGCCGCCCCAAGGAGATGCCCATCAAGACGCACGAGAtccaggtggtggccaagcCGGAACCGATCCCGACGCCGGACGTGGTTCCGCTGTGGATCGTGGTGCTGGCGGCCTGTGCCGGAACCATCATCTTGCTGCTGCTCATCTACCTGCTGTCGAAGGTAAGTTGGCGATGTTTGAGCTTGGGCGGAAACTTGCATGCAATGTTGCTTGAACTGTCACTTTTGTTCCTTTCTTCGGCGGTTGCTGagaatgaaatatttcatttgcCAAACGTCAAACGCTGAGCCGAGTTGTTAAACCTA
This is a stretch of genomic DNA from Culex pipiens pallens isolate TS chromosome 1, TS_CPP_V2, whole genome shotgun sequence. It encodes these proteins:
- the LOC120424021 gene encoding integrin alpha-PS2 isoform X2, which encodes MANDPGPARISAFNSSSCSSTSRIEEGSRRRRSSCGCRISTNVNVSGHLFLAVALAVLAVAGWVPAVGAFNVDTVNYVLYEERANSMFGFSVTLHQEQQRSWVIVGAPTADTSDLQEGVVNGGAVFRCDISEDNRCSRVPFDAKGNTFNDKNEQVDTKSNQWFGATVASAGVDGPLVACAPRYVFHQLQPRKVERVEPVGTCFIARNSMQQFSEYSPCRTMYWGYHRQGSCQAGFSASLTKTGDRVFVGAPGSYYWQGQVYSINTDAVFPYKPPRYGQFGEGGQIYSFSLNNPRDKVYSTGESTSSEDDSYLGYSSATGDFTGDGNLGVAVGMPRGGGLLGKVLLFSWNMTNLKNITGEQIGAYFGYSIATVDVDGDKLDDLIVGAPMHTEPNTEGKYETGRVYIIFQDKANKFEGIETRDGVNSKARFGLSVCSLGDINLDGFGDFAVGAPYDGPNGNGAVYVYHGSPTGPLEKPSQVIFAEDISGASRISTFGFSVAGGIDLDGNQYPDMVVGAYSTDKALVFKSRPVAVMEASTLFETENKLISLEDRNCTLRDRKQVPCTVVNSCMKYNGINVPPTLDIEVSWVLDSKKPRNPRMFFLNEEGRNIRNQSMRLYRGKLECRSERVYIAENIRDKITPLEAEMKYNLRQTASSQQRRRRATVEPILDQNRGTVQKDSINIQKNCGPDNVCIPDLRLQVNTVDEYLLGSGKLLGIDVLISNLGEDAFEAGFYMTIPSELNFRRVEKIGEIKDTPILCTTPLGATNGTLKCDIGNPLSSGKVVNFKVLLSPSIKVGMAPSYDFYMEANSTNPEADGGHSDNVFKKSIGITIKTDLSISGVSLPEEFLYNYTEFRTLEEAETEHHLGPQVVHIYEIRNEGPSTIDEAEFFVLWPYETNDGDPLMYLLVPPETSGNIKCQPSSYINTRDLIVENPRKSYLEKVGASSVNHDSSSYASRTEYRGSSAAGSGISGIHRETTVGGSSSSSSASSSRGGVAQRTNTVLTETDKRRLDAEEEQESTGDASYVHRQRAESASQYSAAAAASQQRGSGASGQGSYSRGSSASGSSNSESSATGSYSSGSSSQAAQAASSQGSYARGSSGASSGGSSREYSYSSSWNSSSVNGGPAVTYTASRNRTVHRGEDGRVLVSESSTEYYGGKSVAAFGGIGANVDGQVLNREDFSDVYRQQEDRASASRGATSGGYRQSANDASRSGYSSASSTAQSSGSSYGSGSGASRIYKTESSRSEDVSQDISGLSSRTHAAIQGSELGAHGRRRMHSQQDGEEQRPDLITGVSTLERVAQGRGGLTTGLDLGTLNRQNVDEEVRQSSGGSGRYSGGSSSTYESYGGGAGGAGAGYYGAQQAGSASSSRTQTSSSSSSSSHSSSSGSSHRQQSGGGSSYSQHQHGATYGGVLGEEDLDDYEYEDGEDGYDNAGSNYGTNYQHQSRAHLNQGHDAVDQRFKHYQQFDRRQRRQAVEDENDRALDEALQCRATRCAIIRCMAGPIGDKDVAFIGLRSRIVAHTLHKISSGSSINFSTMTVARVTRLPYIGRPKEMPIKTHEIQVVAKPEPIPTPDVVPLWIVVLAACAGTIILLLLIYLLSKCGFFNRNRPTDSQERQPLNRNGNYHGDEHL
- the LOC120424021 gene encoding integrin alpha-PS2 isoform X3, which encodes MANDPGPARISAFNSSSCSSTSRIEEGSRRRRSSCGCRISTNVNVSGHLFLAVALAVLAVAGWVPAVGAFNVDTVNYVLYEERANSMFGFSVTLHQEQQRSWVIVGAPTADTSDLQEGVVNGGAVFRCDISEDNRCSRVPFDAKGNTFNDKNEQVDTKSNQWFGATVASAGVDGPLVACAPRYVFHQLQPRKVERVEPVGTCFIARNSMQQFSEYSPCRTMYWGYHRQGSCQAGFSASLTKTGDRVFVGAPGSYYWQGQIYSFSLNNPRDKVYSTGESTSSEDDSYLGYSSATGDFTGDGNLGVAVGMPRGGGLLGKVLLFSWNMTNLKNITGEQIGAYFGYSIATVDVDGDKLDDLIVGAPMHTEPNTEGKYETGRVYIIFQDKANKFEGIETRDGVNSKARFGLSVCSLGDINLDGFGDFAVGAPYDGPNGNGAVYVYHGSPTGPLEKPSQVIFAEDISGASRISTFGFSVAGGIDLDGNQYPDMVVGAYSTDKALVFKSRPVAVMEASTLFETENKLISLEDRNCTLRDRKQVPCTVVNSCMKYNGINVPPTLDIEVSWVLDSKKPRNPRMFFLNEEGRNIRNQSMRLYRGKLECRSERVYIAENIRDKITPLEAEMKYNLRQTASSQQRRRRATVEPILDQNRGTVQKDSINIQKNCGPDNVCIPDLRLQVNTVDEYLLGSGKLLGIDVLISNLGEDAFEAGFYMTIPSELNFRRVEKIGEIKDTPILCTTPLGATNGTLKCDIGNPLSSGKVVNFKVLLSPSIKVGMAPSYDFYMEANSTNPEADGGHSDNVFKKSIGITIKTDLSISGVSLPEEFLYNYTEFRTLEEAETEHHLGPQVVHIYEIRNEGPSTIDEAEFFVLWPYETNDGDPLMYLLVPPETSGNIKCQPSSYINTRDLIVENPRKSYLEKVGASSVNHDSSSYASRTEYRGSSAAGSGISGIHRETTVGGSSSSSSASSSRGGVAQRTNTVLTETDKRRLDAEEEQESTGDASYVHRQRAESASQYSAAAAASQQRGSGASGQGSYSRGSSASGSSNSESSATGSYSSGSSSQAAQAASSQGSYARGSSGASSGGSSREYSYSSSWNSSSVNGGPAVTYTASRNRTVHRGEDGRVLVSESSTEYYGGKSVAAFGGIGANVDGQVLNREDFSDVYRQQEDRASASRGATSGGYRQSANSDASRSGYSSASSTAQSSGSSYGSGSGASRIYKTESSRSEDVSQDISGLSSRTHAAIQGSELGAHGRRRMHSQQDGEEQRPDLITGVSTLERVAQGRGGLTTGLDLGTLNRQNVDEEVRQSSGGSGRYSGGSSSTYESYGGGAGGAGAGYYGAQQAGSASSSRTQTSSSSSSSSHSSSSGSSHRQQSGGGSSYSQHQHGATYGGVLGEEDLDDYEYEDGEDGYDNAGSNYGTNYQHQSRAHLNQGHDAVDQRFKHYQQFDRRQRRQAVEDENDRALDEALQCRATRCAIIRCMAGPIGDKDVAFIGLRSRIVAHTLHKISSGSSINFSTMTVARVTRLPYIGRPKEMPIKTHEIQVVAKPEPIPTPDVVPLWIVVLAACAGTIILLLLIYLLSKCGFFNRNRPTDSQERQPLNRNGNYHGDEHL
- the LOC120424021 gene encoding integrin alpha-PS2 isoform X1, giving the protein MANDPGPARISAFNSSSCSSTSRIEEGSRRRRSSCGCRISTNVNVSGHLFLAVALAVLAVAGWVPAVGAFNVDTVNYVLYEERANSMFGFSVTLHQEQQRSWVIVGAPTADTSDLQEGVVNGGAVFRCDISEDNRCSRVPFDAKGNTFNDKNEQVDTKSNQWFGATVASAGVDGPLVACAPRYVFHQLQPRKVERVEPVGTCFIARNSMQQFSEYSPCRTMYWGYHRQGSCQAGFSASLTKTGDRVFVGAPGSYYWQGQVYSINTDAVFPYKPPRYGQFGEGGQIYSFSLNNPRDKVYSTGESTSSEDDSYLGYSSATGDFTGDGNLGVAVGMPRGGGLLGKVLLFSWNMTNLKNITGEQIGAYFGYSIATVDVDGDKLDDLIVGAPMHTEPNTEGKYETGRVYIIFQDKANKFEGIETRDGVNSKARFGLSVCSLGDINLDGFGDFAVGAPYDGPNGNGAVYVYHGSPTGPLEKPSQVIFAEDISGASRISTFGFSVAGGIDLDGNQYPDMVVGAYSTDKALVFKSRPVAVMEASTLFETENKLISLEDRNCTLRDRKQVPCTVVNSCMKYNGINVPPTLDIEVSWVLDSKKPRNPRMFFLNEEGRNIRNQSMRLYRGKLECRSERVYIAENIRDKITPLEAEMKYNLRQTASSQQRRRRATVEPILDQNRGTVQKDSINIQKNCGPDNVCIPDLRLQVNTVDEYLLGSGKLLGIDVLISNLGEDAFEAGFYMTIPSELNFRRVEKIGEIKDTPILCTTPLGATNGTLKCDIGNPLSSGKVVNFKVLLSPSIKVGMAPSYDFYMEANSTNPEADGGHSDNVFKKSIGITIKTDLSISGVSLPEEFLYNYTEFRTLEEAETEHHLGPQVVHIYEIRNEGPSTIDEAEFFVLWPYETNDGDPLMYLLVPPETSGNIKCQPSSYINTRDLIVENPRKSYLEKVGASSVNHDSSSYASRTEYRGSSAAGSGISGIHRETTVGGSSSSSSASSSRGGVAQRTNTVLTETDKRRLDAEEEQESTGDASYVHRQRAESASQYSAAAAASQQRGSGASGQGSYSRGSSASGSSNSESSATGSYSSGSSSQAAQAASSQGSYARGSSGASSGGSSREYSYSSSWNSSSVNGGPAVTYTASRNRTVHRGEDGRVLVSESSTEYYGGKSVAAFGGIGANVDGQVLNREDFSDVYRQQEDRASASRGATSGGYRQSANSDASRSGYSSASSTAQSSGSSYGSGSGASRIYKTESSRSEDVSQDISGLSSRTHAAIQGSELGAHGRRRMHSQQDGEEQRPDLITGVSTLERVAQGRGGLTTGLDLGTLNRQNVDEEVRQSSGGSGRYSGGSSSTYESYGGGAGGAGAGYYGAQQAGSASSSRTQTSSSSSSSSHSSSSGSSHRQQSGGGSSYSQHQHGATYGGVLGEEDLDDYEYEDGEDGYDNAGSNYGTNYQHQSRAHLNQGHDAVDQRFKHYQQFDRRQRRQAVEDENDRALDEALQCRATRCAIIRCMAGPIGDKDVAFIGLRSRIVAHTLHKISSGSSINFSTMTVARVTRLPYIGRPKEMPIKTHEIQVVAKPEPIPTPDVVPLWIVVLAACAGTIILLLLIYLLSKCGFFNRNRPTDSQERQPLNRNGNYHGDEHL